The following proteins are co-located in the Hydractinia symbiolongicarpus strain clone_291-10 chromosome 7, HSymV2.1, whole genome shotgun sequence genome:
- the LOC130648765 gene encoding zinc transporter ZIP11-like: MIEGENKILQAFLGTLLTWGLTAAGSATVFIFSSGRFNGKRKVLDGSLGFAAGVMTAASYWSLLAPAIEKATESGIYGDDGQYAFVPAAIGFAFGGLFVLASDKCIPRFAGKDPALSLAMLHTTSHQKKTVMSESTATADDVLDEATASNLSNELLTNADRPDENTDRDDSSTKDVEKNILVADSVELKVRHRKKMNDTGKVVLEYQIDANKEKEIASKAASEKYKSWKRMLLLIIAITVHNIPEGLAVGVSFGAIGSTPKATFESARSLAIGIGIQNFPEGMAVSVPLCAAGYSPLKSFWYGQLSGMVEPIFGVLGALVVIVAEPLLPYALAFAAGAMIYVVVDDIIPEANMCGNGRIASWGCMLGFVIMMSLDVGLG, encoded by the exons ATGATAGAGGGTGAAAATAAAATCCTACAAGCTTTTCTTGGTACATTGTTAACATGGGGATTGACAGCAGCTGGATCAGCGACTGTATTTATCTTTAGTTCTGGACGCTTTAATGGAAAG CGAAAAGTATTGGATGGTAGTTTAGGATTTGCTGCTGGG GTAATGACTGCTGCTTCGTATTGGTCATTATTAGCACCTGCTATAGAAAAAGCAACTGAATCAGGCATATATGGTGATGATGGACAGTATGCCTTTGTCCCTGCTGCTATTGGTTTTGCATTCGGTGGTTTGTTTGTCCTTGCATCAGACAAATGCATACCTCGGTTT GCAGGCAAAGATCCTGCACTCTCTTTGGCAATGCTGCATACCACAAGTCATCAGAAGAAAACAGTTATGTCTGAATCCACAGCCACTGCGGATGATGTGTTAGATGAAGCAACTGCATCAAACTTGTCAAATGAGTTGTTAACTAACGCAGACCGTCCAGATGAGAATACAGACCGTGATGATTCCTCTACTAAAGATGTtgagaaaaacattttagttGCTGATTCTGTCGAATTAAAAGTAAGACATCGCAAGAAGATGAACGATACAGGGAAAGTAGTTCTAGAATATCAAATTGATGCAAATAAAGAGAAAGAAATAGCTTCAAAAGCTGCATCAGAGAAGTATAAAAGTTGGAAAAGGATGTTGCTATTAATCATCGCTATTACTGTTCATAATATACCAG AGGGGTTGGCTGTTGGTGTATCATTCGGTGCTATTGGTTCGACTCCCAAAGCCACATTCGAATCAGCCAG GAGTCTAGCTATAGGTATTGGTATTCAGAACTTTCCAGAGGGAATGGCAGTCAGTGTTCCTTTATGTGCAGCTGGTTATTCACCTTTAAAGAGTTTTTG GTACGGCCAATTAAGCGGTATGGTGGAGCCCATTTTTGGTGTGCTGGGCGCACTTGTGGTGATT gTAGCTGAACCTCTTCTTCCATACGCATTAGCTTTTGCAGCTGGTGCGATGATTTATGTTGTAGTTGACGATATAATACCAGAAGCTAACATGTG tgggAATGGTCGCATTGCATCATGGGGCTGCATGCTTGGTTTCGTCATCATGATGAGTTTAGATGTTGGACTCGGCTGA
- the LOC130649636 gene encoding peroxisomal membrane protein PMP34-like, with amino-acid sequence MSFTDLFSYNNLTHAFAGATGSVVGMSTFYPLDTVRTRLQTDDDLKAVGPFRVMKQLSEEEGVGTLYRGLTPVLTSLYCSNFVYFYAFNGMKTIANLNGIKPSISRDLIFGYLSGCINALVTTPLWVVNTRLKLQCTQKTSTSDGTQPKKLDGLFHGLCTISKEEGMPALWNGVQTSFILSGNPAIHFMVYESLKRFFFKTKLAKGQKTNLSSFESFLLGGFAKAVATVITYPLQLIQCRQRANKKIGSNVSIYEVVQDVLRQAGISGLYKGMESKLYQTVLTAALMFLTYEKILSFIYWMFRVQKKQNSEFKG; translated from the exons ATGAGTTTCACTGACCTGTTCTCATATAACAACCTTACTCATGCATTTGCTGGTGCAACAGGAAGTGTAGTTGGCATGTCTACGTTTTATCCACTGGATACTGTAAGGACAAGGCTTCAAA ctGATGACGATTTAAAAGCAGTTGGACCATTTCGAGTAATGAAACAATTATCTGAAGAAGAAGGAGT AGGGACATTGTATCGAGGTTTAACACCAGTATTGACAAGTCTGTACTGCTcgaactttgtttatttttatgccttTAATGGCATGAAAACAATTGCAAACTTGAATGGCATAAAACCAAGCATATCACGTGATCTGATTTTTGGTTATTTGTCTG GTTGTATTAATGCTCTTGTCACAACTCCACTGTGGGTGGTTAATACGCGACTGAAGTTGCAATGTACACAAAAAACAAGTACTAGTGATGGTACACAACCAAAAAAACTGGATGGTTTATTTC ATGGTTTATGCACTATTTCTAAGGAAGAAGGAATGCCAGCGCTCTGGAATGGAGTTCAGACCTCGTTTATATTATCCGGTAATCCTGCAATCCACTTCATGGTGTATGAAAGCTTAAAgagatttttctttaaaacaaagcTAGCTAAAGGTCAGAAAACA aaTCTATCGTCATTTGAATCCTTCTTGTTGGGCGGTTTTGCTAAAGCGGTTGCAACAGTTATCACATATCCGTTACAGTTGATTCAATGTCGTCAACGT gctaataaaaaaattggaagCAATGTGTCCATCTATGAAGTTGTACAAGATGTTCTTAG aCAAGCTGGCATCTCAGGCTTATATAAGGGCATGGAATCGAAACTGTATCAAACCGTGTTAACAGCCGCCCTTATGTTTTTAACTTACGAAAAAATATTGTCATTTATATACTGGATGTTCCGTGtgcagaaaaaacaaaacagtgaATTTAAGGGCTAG